The Paenibacillus tianjinensis genome has a window encoding:
- the dapA gene encoding 4-hydroxy-tetrahydrodipicolinate synthase has product MLTEEQIYGIYVPVVTPFNAAGEIDLPSYQRYVNNIIKNKIHGLVVNGTTGESPTVNIQELQTLITASQQLLQGSDIPLVIGTGTNDTMSTVARTELAASLGADAALVVVPYYSRPSQAGIIAHFRKAAEVGIPIIAYDIPGRAGVGMTVDTARTILEMDNVVGLKDCSGSPLLVSELSRLGSKPVLCGDDLSFFDMLGCGAAGGMLASANVHTAKFLSIFEQYKTGQVDAARAEYDRLVPLMKLLFKESNPAPIKWLLSVQGEIASDTLRLPMTSISEALREELGAYLAG; this is encoded by the coding sequence ATGTTAACAGAAGAACAGATTTATGGAATCTATGTTCCCGTGGTAACACCGTTCAATGCCGCCGGCGAGATTGATCTACCTTCGTATCAGCGTTATGTGAACAACATCATCAAGAACAAAATTCATGGTCTGGTCGTAAATGGAACCACTGGAGAATCGCCGACAGTCAACATACAAGAATTACAGACACTGATTACTGCCTCACAGCAGCTGCTGCAAGGCAGCGATATTCCGCTGGTCATCGGTACAGGTACCAATGATACAATGTCTACCGTTGCCCGTACAGAGCTTGCTGCGAGCCTGGGAGCCGATGCTGCGCTCGTTGTCGTGCCTTACTACAGCCGTCCTTCTCAAGCGGGAATCATTGCCCATTTCCGCAAGGCAGCTGAAGTCGGCATTCCGATCATCGCCTATGACATTCCCGGCCGCGCCGGAGTCGGCATGACCGTCGATACCGCCCGCACCATCCTGGAAATGGACAACGTTGTCGGCCTGAAAGACTGCTCCGGTTCGCCGCTGCTCGTCTCTGAGTTGTCCCGCCTCGGCTCTAAGCCAGTCCTCTGCGGAGACGACCTAAGTTTCTTCGACATGCTGGGCTGCGGAGCCGCCGGAGGCATGCTGGCTTCCGCCAACGTGCATACTGCGAAGTTCCTGAGCATCTTCGAACAATACAAAACCGGCCAGGTTGATGCTGCTAGAGCTGAATACGACCGGCTGGTGCCGCTCATGAAGCTGCTCTTCAAGGAATCCAACCCCGCCCCGATCAAATGGCTGCTCAGCGTACAGGGTGAGATTGCTTCAGATACCCTTCGCCTCCCGATGACCTCGATCAGCGAAGCGCTGCGTGAAGAACTGGGTGCTTATCTCGCCGGTTAA
- a CDS encoding LysR family transcriptional regulator, with translation MDIRQLKYFLTIAEEGQITSAARKLQMAQPPLSQQLRLLEEELGVKLVERGPRSVQLTDAGVILRGRAQQILELADSTTREINDFVNGLQGTLSVGTVSSSAATLLQDRLFEFHKIYSGVKFEIHEGNTYTIIDLLNKGIIEVGIVRTPFNSTSLECVYTAAEPMIAVMTADYDWTGGEGSIDIGELKNRPLIIYRRFEQLIRETCLEHGFNPDVFCMNDDARTTLLWANAGLGVGIIPRSAFSLADNSNLVRKEIRSDSLNTRVAAVWMKDKYLSSLAAKFIENFQK, from the coding sequence ATGGATATCAGACAGCTCAAATACTTTTTGACTATTGCCGAAGAAGGACAAATCACTTCGGCGGCAAGGAAGCTGCAAATGGCCCAGCCGCCGCTCAGCCAGCAGCTGAGGCTGCTGGAGGAAGAGCTCGGCGTGAAGCTCGTCGAGCGCGGTCCGCGCAGTGTACAGCTCACTGATGCCGGGGTGATCCTGCGCGGCCGGGCACAGCAGATCCTGGAGCTGGCAGACTCGACCACCCGGGAAATCAATGATTTCGTGAATGGGCTGCAGGGAACGCTCTCGGTTGGAACCGTCTCCTCTTCTGCCGCCACCCTGCTGCAGGACCGGCTCTTTGAATTCCACAAAATTTATTCCGGAGTCAAATTCGAGATCCATGAAGGCAATACGTATACGATTATTGACCTGCTGAATAAAGGAATCATTGAAGTAGGTATTGTCCGCACCCCGTTCAACAGCACCAGCCTAGAATGCGTGTATACAGCAGCTGAACCTATGATTGCCGTGATGACCGCTGATTATGACTGGACCGGCGGAGAAGGCTCCATCGACATCGGCGAACTGAAAAACAGGCCGCTGATCATTTACCGCCGCTTTGAGCAGCTGATCCGCGAAACCTGCCTGGAGCATGGCTTCAATCCTGATGTGTTCTGCATGAACGACGATGCCCGAACGACCCTTCTCTGGGCCAATGCCGGGCTTGGTGTCGGAATTATCCCGAGATCCGCCTTTTCGCTTGCCGACAACAGCAACCTGGTCCGTAAGGAAATCCGCAGTGATTCATTGAACACACGGGTAGCTGCTGTCTGGATGAAAGACAAATACCTCTCCTCCCTGGCCGCGAAGTTTATTGAAAACTTTCAGAAATAA
- a CDS encoding glycosyltransferase family 2 protein, giving the protein MVKISVLMPVYNMAPYIEEAICSILTQTYSDFELLIIDDGSTDGTLDIIKKFDDKRIRAIAHTVNLGLIETLNQGIDLCTGEYIARMDGDDIALPNRFERQVNFMDAHQHCGVCGSQVYLLGKGGVTTKPMSHDAIRCWQLFHCTIVHPTVMIRKSVLEQHGIRYLYYTHAEDYEIWNRLSAVTQMVNLPEVLLMYRQHPNQISSIHQGIQEVQSECIRRDQLRLLGIDPTAEEYQTHLDFCHFRIRTGEPEPYNRCLAWAHKILEGNLRQQVYDHQTLNLVLSQCFSLSRY; this is encoded by the coding sequence TTGGTAAAAATATCAGTGCTCATGCCGGTTTATAATATGGCTCCGTATATTGAAGAAGCGATCTGCAGTATATTAACGCAAACCTATTCAGATTTCGAATTGCTGATTATAGATGACGGATCCACAGACGGAACCTTAGACATTATTAAAAAATTTGATGACAAGCGAATTAGAGCTATAGCGCATACAGTGAACTTGGGATTAATTGAGACCTTAAATCAAGGCATTGATTTATGTACGGGGGAGTATATTGCGCGGATGGATGGTGATGATATTGCTCTGCCCAACCGGTTTGAACGTCAAGTGAACTTCATGGATGCCCACCAGCACTGCGGCGTTTGCGGTTCTCAGGTTTATTTGCTCGGTAAAGGCGGCGTCACCACGAAACCTATGAGTCATGATGCAATCAGATGCTGGCAGTTATTCCATTGCACCATCGTGCACCCAACGGTTATGATCCGCAAATCCGTACTGGAGCAGCATGGCATCAGATATCTCTACTACACGCATGCGGAGGATTATGAAATATGGAACCGGTTAAGCGCAGTTACCCAAATGGTTAATCTGCCTGAGGTACTGCTTATGTACAGACAACATCCAAATCAGATCTCTAGTATCCACCAAGGAATACAAGAGGTCCAATCTGAATGTATCCGCAGAGATCAGCTGCGTCTGCTCGGTATCGATCCCACTGCTGAGGAGTATCAGACCCACTTGGATTTTTGCCACTTTAGAATACGGACAGGTGAACCCGAACCTTATAATCGGTGCTTGGCATGGGCCCACAAAATCCTGGAGGGTAATTTACGGCAGCAAGTATATGATCACCAGACCTTAAACTTGGTATTATCGCAATGCTTCAGTTTATCCAGATATTAG
- a CDS encoding ABC transporter ATP-binding protein: MNTTDTWKRLLNYTRHYRGIAISAGFCAILSVIASLIGPLLIGRAVDQMIGPDHVDFPAILRLLLLLAAVYIAGSFFGWLLTYYTNKIAYKTVYDLRRDLFDKLDTLPLKFHDNHPQGDSISRFVNDMDAVSDGLLQGFSTLLTGIVTIAGAIGLMLYISPVMTVVVLLSAPATYFVARFITTRSQRLFREQAKILGGLNGYVEEIIGGQKVVQAYHYEDRSFARFSERNNELYQTGVKSQFYGSLANPTTRLVNNITFSVIAMIGSALVIGGHFTVGDLSSFLIYSSLFAKPFNEITGVITQLQSATASAQRIFRILDLAPETPDAADAHVLGISQGTITFDKVSFAYIPERPLIRSFSLEVKPGTRVAIVGQTGAGKTTLVNLLMRFYDVDSGSIRIDGVDIRTITRDSLRQNFGMVLQDTWLFGGSIRDNIAYGKPEATEDEVIAAAKAANAHSFIKRLPDGYDTKISGSGDNLSQGQKQLLTIARVMLVDPPMLILDEATSSIDTLTEIRIQKAFLKMISGRTSFVIAHRLSTIRESDIILYMKDGDIVESGTHEGLLASGGHYAKLYNSQFAAV, from the coding sequence ATGAACACTACGGATACGTGGAAGAGACTGTTGAATTATACGAGACATTACCGGGGAATCGCCATTTCCGCAGGATTCTGCGCCATTTTGAGTGTGATTGCCAGCCTGATCGGTCCGCTCCTGATCGGCCGGGCGGTCGATCAGATGATCGGACCGGACCATGTGGATTTTCCGGCCATCCTCCGCCTGCTGCTGCTATTGGCCGCGGTTTATATTGCCGGCAGCTTCTTCGGCTGGCTGCTCACCTATTACACAAACAAAATAGCGTATAAAACGGTTTATGATTTGCGCCGCGACTTATTCGATAAGCTGGATACTCTCCCGCTGAAATTCCATGACAATCATCCGCAGGGGGACAGCATCAGCCGTTTTGTTAATGATATGGATGCCGTTTCTGATGGCCTGCTGCAGGGCTTCTCCACGCTGCTGACGGGCATTGTCACCATCGCCGGAGCAATTGGGCTAATGCTTTATATCAGTCCGGTCATGACGGTGGTGGTGCTGCTGTCAGCACCCGCGACTTATTTTGTCGCCCGCTTCATCACTACACGCTCTCAGCGTCTGTTCCGTGAGCAGGCCAAAATCCTCGGCGGGCTGAACGGCTACGTTGAGGAAATCATCGGCGGGCAAAAAGTGGTGCAAGCTTACCATTATGAGGACCGCTCGTTCGCGCGGTTCTCGGAACGCAACAACGAACTGTACCAGACCGGTGTGAAATCCCAGTTCTATGGTTCGCTGGCCAACCCGACAACCCGGCTGGTCAATAATATTACTTTTTCAGTCATTGCCATGATCGGCAGTGCGCTGGTTATCGGCGGGCATTTTACAGTGGGGGATCTGTCGAGCTTTCTGATCTACTCGAGCCTGTTCGCGAAGCCGTTCAATGAGATTACCGGCGTGATTACCCAGCTGCAGTCGGCTACGGCCTCAGCACAGCGGATCTTCAGGATTCTGGACCTGGCGCCGGAAACTCCGGATGCTGCAGACGCTCATGTCCTTGGCATCAGCCAAGGGACGATCACCTTCGATAAGGTCAGCTTTGCGTATATACCGGAACGCCCGCTGATCCGCAGCTTCAGCCTCGAAGTGAAGCCGGGAACGCGGGTGGCGATCGTCGGGCAGACGGGGGCAGGGAAGACAACGCTCGTCAACCTGCTGATGCGCTTCTATGATGTGGATAGCGGAAGCATCCGGATTGACGGCGTAGATATCCGAACGATCACCCGCGACAGCCTGCGGCAGAACTTCGGGATGGTGCTGCAGGATACATGGCTGTTCGGCGGTTCGATCCGTGATAATATCGCTTACGGCAAGCCGGAGGCGACAGAGGACGAAGTGATCGCTGCCGCCAAGGCAGCGAATGCGCACAGCTTCATTAAGCGTCTGCCTGACGGCTACGATACGAAGATCAGCGGCTCCGGCGACAATCTGTCGCAGGGGCAGAAGCAGCTGCTCACCATCGCCCGCGTCATGCTGGTTGACCCGCCGATGCTGATTCTGGATGAAGCGACCAGCAGCATTGATACGCTGACCGAAATCCGCATCCAGAAGGCTTTTCTTAAGATGATCTCCGGCCGGACCAGCTTCGTAATTGCCCACCGGCTGTCCACGATCCGCGAGTCGGATATTATCCTTTATATGAAGGATGGGGACATTGTCGAGAGTGGAACGCATGAAGGGCTGCTCGCCAGCGGCGGACACTACGCCAAGCTGTACAACAGCCAGTTTGCGGCGGTGTAG
- a CDS encoding ABC transporter ATP-binding protein, with the protein MFKMAVFLKPYKKEVILGPIFKLLEAILELLLPTIVALIVNNGIGKNDSTYVYKMGGLMLLMTLLGFGCSMVCQYYAARASQGFGTSLRNKMFKHISSLSYAELDLFGTPSLINRITNDVNQLQLAVAMLIRLVVRAPFICIGAIIMSMILDFRLSLILLAATPVFGVILYFIITRSSPLYRKYQQKLDHLALVLSENLSGIRVIRAFAESRREKQRFDAASDDLTATAIRVGRISAWLGPMTTLVVNAAIIAILWSGGRHIDAGRLSQGEIIAFINYVTQILLALIVVSNLVILFTKASSSANRVSEVLASATSVSDEGNTAAVSGEYDAPAISFEHVSFGYNSTGELALQDVSVSIKRGQTVGLIGSTGSGKSTFVNLIPRFYDAVEGEIKVGGVNVKDYPLEQLRSRIGIVPQKALLFTGTIAENIRWGKQEASREELMQAAAVAQADEFIRKLPEGLDTPVARGGLNLSGGQKQRLTIARAVVGRPPILILDDSSSALDFATDAALRKALKIHSREMTVLLVSQRVSTVQQADMIIVFDEGRIAGTGTHRELLANCGVYREICESQLSSREVAQ; encoded by the coding sequence ATGTTTAAAATGGCTGTTTTTCTAAAACCGTACAAAAAAGAGGTTATTCTCGGGCCGATCTTCAAGCTGCTTGAGGCGATACTGGAGCTGCTGCTGCCGACGATTGTCGCGCTGATCGTTAATAACGGGATCGGTAAGAATGACAGTACCTATGTGTACAAGATGGGCGGACTGATGCTGTTAATGACGCTGCTTGGCTTCGGTTGTTCGATGGTGTGCCAATATTATGCGGCCCGCGCATCCCAGGGCTTCGGCACATCACTCCGCAACAAGATGTTCAAGCATATCTCGTCGTTGTCTTATGCAGAGCTGGACCTCTTCGGTACACCTTCGCTGATCAACCGGATCACGAATGATGTGAACCAGCTGCAGCTGGCAGTAGCCATGCTGATCAGACTGGTTGTCCGGGCGCCGTTTATCTGTATCGGAGCGATCATTATGTCGATGATTCTGGATTTCCGGCTGTCGCTTATTCTGCTAGCGGCAACGCCGGTGTTTGGAGTGATCCTGTATTTCATCATCACCCGTAGCTCCCCGCTATACCGCAAATATCAGCAGAAGCTGGATCATCTGGCGCTGGTGCTCAGCGAGAACCTGTCCGGCATCCGTGTCATCCGCGCTTTTGCCGAGTCACGCCGGGAGAAGCAGCGTTTTGATGCTGCATCGGATGATCTGACCGCGACCGCGATCCGGGTCGGACGGATCTCCGCCTGGCTCGGTCCGATGACGACTCTGGTCGTGAACGCGGCCATTATCGCCATCCTCTGGTCAGGCGGCAGACATATCGATGCCGGACGGCTATCTCAGGGTGAGATTATCGCTTTTATCAACTATGTGACCCAGATTCTGCTGGCGCTGATTGTTGTCTCGAATCTGGTTATCCTGTTCACCAAGGCTTCCTCTTCAGCGAACCGGGTAAGTGAAGTTCTGGCGTCAGCCACTTCGGTTTCGGATGAAGGGAATACCGCTGCTGTATCAGGAGAATATGATGCCCCGGCGATCTCCTTCGAGCATGTTTCCTTCGGCTATAACAGCACTGGAGAGCTTGCACTCCAGGATGTGTCGGTCTCCATCAAGCGCGGTCAGACGGTCGGTCTGATCGGCAGCACAGGCTCGGGAAAATCGACCTTTGTCAATCTGATTCCACGTTTTTATGATGCGGTAGAGGGTGAGATCAAAGTCGGGGGAGTGAATGTCAAAGACTACCCGCTGGAGCAGCTGCGGAGCCGGATCGGCATCGTACCGCAGAAGGCGCTGCTGTTCACAGGCACGATCGCCGAGAATATCCGCTGGGGCAAGCAGGAGGCTTCACGGGAGGAGCTTATGCAGGCTGCTGCCGTAGCCCAGGCGGATGAATTTATCCGCAAACTGCCGGAAGGGCTGGATACACCGGTGGCCCGCGGCGGTTTGAATCTATCAGGAGGGCAGAAGCAGCGTCTGACGATCGCCCGTGCGGTTGTCGGCCGGCCGCCGATCCTGATTCTCGATGATTCCTCCAGTGCGCTCGACTTCGCCACTGACGCCGCCTTACGTAAGGCGCTTAAGATTCACAGCCGGGAAATGACGGTGCTGCTGGTATCCCAGCGGGTCAGCACCGTGCAGCAGGCGGATATGATCATCGTCTTCGATGAAGGCCGGATTGCCGGAACTGGCACTCACCGGGAGCTGCTGGCGAACTGCGGCGTCTACCGGGAAATCTGTGAATCGCAGCTGTCCAGCAGGGAGGTGGCACAATGA
- the htpG gene encoding molecular chaperone HtpG: MSKKEFKAESKRLLEMMINSIYTQREIFLRELISNASDAIDKIYYKALADEGLVFNKEDYYIKVTADKASRTLTISDTGIGMTQEELENNLGIIANSGSFAFKKDNEAKDGHNIIGQFGVGFYSAFMVAEDVTVISKALGSDQAYKWESQGADGYTIEPAEKETVGTDIILKIKESTEEDNYDEFLEEYRLKSIIKKYSDFIRFPIKMDITGSKPKEGSEGEFEETREEQTVNSMVPIWRKNKNELTDEDYNNFYSEKRYGFDKPLKHIHISADGAVVYNAILFIPENTPFDYYTKEYEKGLELYSNGVLIMNKCGDLLPDYFSFVKGMVDSEDLSLNISRELLQHDRQLTLIAKNIKSKIKSQLLSLLKDEREKYETFYKSFGRQLKFGVYNDYGMEKETLQDLLMFYSSKEKKQVTLAEYIERMPEDQKYIYYASGESVERIEKLPQTEMVSDKGYEILYFTDDIDEFAIKMIMSYKEKEFKNVSSGDLGIEDAADKPSEEEENENKGLFEAMQGILSGKVKAVKASKRLKSHPVCLSTEGELTIEMEKILKAMPNGQEVQADKVLEINVNHDVFKSLKAAAEGDKEKLSLYTNLLYNQALLIEGLQINDPVEFTNDICKIMV; this comes from the coding sequence ATGTCTAAAAAAGAGTTCAAAGCCGAATCCAAAAGACTGCTGGAGATGATGATTAACTCCATCTATACACAGCGGGAGATTTTCCTGCGGGAGCTGATCTCGAATGCAAGCGATGCCATCGACAAAATCTATTACAAAGCACTGGCCGATGAGGGTCTGGTGTTCAATAAAGAGGATTATTACATTAAAGTAACTGCTGATAAAGCTAGCCGGACATTGACGATTTCAGATACCGGGATCGGGATGACGCAGGAAGAGCTGGAGAACAACCTGGGGATTATTGCGAACAGCGGCTCTTTTGCGTTCAAGAAGGATAATGAAGCCAAGGACGGCCACAACATCATCGGACAGTTCGGGGTGGGCTTCTACTCCGCCTTTATGGTTGCTGAAGATGTTACCGTGATCAGTAAGGCACTGGGCAGTGACCAGGCGTACAAATGGGAATCGCAAGGTGCGGACGGTTATACGATTGAGCCTGCTGAGAAGGAGACTGTCGGTACCGACATTATTTTGAAGATCAAAGAGAGCACCGAAGAAGACAACTATGACGAGTTTCTGGAAGAATACCGCCTGAAATCAATCATTAAGAAATATTCCGACTTCATCCGTTTCCCGATCAAGATGGATATCACCGGAAGTAAGCCGAAGGAAGGCAGTGAAGGAGAGTTCGAGGAAACCAGGGAAGAGCAAACCGTCAACAGCATGGTGCCGATCTGGCGCAAGAATAAGAATGAGCTGACCGACGAGGACTACAATAACTTTTACTCGGAGAAACGTTATGGCTTCGACAAGCCGCTTAAGCATATCCATATCAGTGCCGATGGTGCTGTGGTCTATAACGCGATCCTGTTCATTCCGGAGAATACGCCGTTTGATTATTACACCAAAGAGTATGAAAAAGGCCTGGAGTTGTACTCCAATGGCGTGCTGATCATGAACAAATGCGGCGACCTGCTGCCGGACTACTTCAGTTTTGTTAAAGGGATGGTGGATTCCGAGGACCTCTCGCTTAACATCTCCCGCGAGCTGCTGCAGCATGACCGCCAGCTGACGCTGATCGCCAAGAACATCAAGAGCAAGATCAAGAGCCAGCTTCTGAGCCTGCTGAAGGACGAGCGTGAGAAATACGAGACATTCTATAAATCTTTTGGCAGACAGCTGAAGTTCGGCGTATACAATGACTACGGCATGGAAAAAGAAACCCTCCAGGACCTGCTGATGTTCTACTCCTCCAAGGAGAAGAAACAGGTTACGCTGGCTGAATACATCGAGAGAATGCCGGAAGACCAGAAGTATATCTATTACGCTTCCGGAGAATCGGTGGAACGGATCGAGAAGCTGCCGCAGACGGAAATGGTTTCGGATAAAGGCTATGAAATCCTCTATTTCACTGACGATATCGATGAATTTGCGATCAAGATGATCATGTCCTACAAGGAAAAAGAATTCAAAAACGTTTCCAGCGGGGACCTTGGGATCGAGGATGCAGCGGACAAACCGTCGGAAGAGGAAGAAAATGAGAACAAGGGCTTGTTCGAAGCGATGCAAGGCATCCTGTCAGGTAAAGTGAAGGCAGTCAAAGCCTCCAAGCGGCTGAAATCCCATCCGGTCTGCCTGTCCACTGAAGGTGAGCTGACGATCGAGATGGAGAAAATCCTCAAAGCAATGCCGAACGGCCAAGAGGTGCAGGCGGACAAGGTGCTCGAAATTAACGTGAATCATGACGTCTTCAAATCCTTGAAGGCTGCTGCCGAAGGGGACAAAGAGAAGCTGAGCCTATACACGAATCTGCTGTACAACCAGGCGCTGCTGATCGAAGGCTTGCAGATCAATGATCCGGTGGAGTTCACGAACGATATTTGCAAAATCATGGTGTAA
- a CDS encoding DUF1796 family putative cysteine peptidase, which produces MDFNGIKGTYDVIFSLGQNCLVADQLSRHMLRKIGGVLDWVASPALPGVSQLLRNQFKNFMEFPNLAITGINEHAGCYIVRDAAYHIFSHHDFPLHENTPTQLLSYPELREKITRRVPRFLETLRSSNRILFIRTEGTIHETAELLDVLNTLVAGEFNLLVINHAPVSGIVETPWPFHNVCALQIPLVPDEFHDNDYLWKTLLEGFHVRY; this is translated from the coding sequence ATGGATTTCAATGGGATCAAAGGAACTTACGATGTCATTTTCAGCTTGGGACAAAATTGTCTGGTTGCAGACCAACTGTCGCGTCATATGCTCAGAAAAATCGGAGGCGTCCTTGACTGGGTGGCGTCACCTGCTTTGCCGGGGGTCAGCCAGCTTTTGCGGAATCAGTTCAAGAATTTTATGGAGTTCCCTAATCTGGCGATTACCGGCATTAATGAACATGCAGGCTGCTATATTGTGAGGGATGCCGCCTACCATATCTTCTCCCACCACGACTTTCCGCTTCATGAGAATACTCCAACCCAGCTGCTGAGCTACCCGGAGCTTAGGGAGAAAATCACCCGGCGTGTCCCGCGGTTTCTGGAAACGCTCAGAAGCTCTAACCGGATTCTGTTTATCCGCACCGAAGGGACAATCCATGAAACGGCGGAGCTGCTGGACGTGCTAAACACGCTGGTGGCCGGTGAATTCAATTTACTCGTGATTAATCATGCGCCGGTAAGCGGAATTGTGGAAACCCCGTGGCCATTTCATAATGTATGTGCCCTGCAAATCCCCTTGGTGCCCGATGAGTTTCACGATAATGATTATTTGTGGAAAACTCTTCTGGAAGGATTCCATGTACGTTACTGA
- a CDS encoding LysR family transcriptional regulator: MDLTYMRTFREVAKRQSFTRAAEELGYAQSSVTMQIQKIEKEYGVTLMERHGRILRLTPPGEELLKLFVEILDLYDRSKETIAQQIGGTLTIGTIDSLAAFYLPPFLQQLRTTFPGLNIHLQTEQEANLVSKIREGEVDIGLMLDRSTTDSLLERTIIRDEPLVLVAPADHPLAKLTNITLQDLNNCELIVSEESCIYRSLFENLLREHGIVFRIGFELSNLEAIKRCVRNGLGIALLPRIVAEEEIERGNLAELPFTHPEIHFDLQLLIHPKKWKSLPLQSLIQMLQADAEAKSVAL, translated from the coding sequence ATGGATTTAACCTATATGCGGACCTTCCGCGAGGTGGCGAAGCGACAGAGCTTCACGCGTGCAGCAGAGGAACTGGGGTACGCCCAGTCCAGTGTAACCATGCAGATACAGAAGATTGAAAAAGAATACGGGGTCACGCTAATGGAACGTCATGGACGTATCCTGCGTCTGACCCCGCCTGGAGAAGAGCTGCTTAAGCTATTCGTGGAAATTCTTGATCTATATGACCGCTCCAAAGAAACCATTGCCCAGCAGATCGGCGGGACGCTGACTATCGGAACAATTGATTCATTGGCCGCTTTTTACCTCCCGCCTTTTCTGCAGCAGCTGCGGACGACATTTCCCGGACTGAATATTCATCTGCAAACAGAGCAGGAAGCGAATCTGGTGTCCAAGATCAGGGAAGGAGAGGTGGATATTGGCCTGATGCTGGACCGGAGTACGACCGATTCGCTGCTGGAGCGGACGATTATCCGGGATGAGCCGCTGGTCCTGGTGGCACCCGCCGATCATCCGCTGGCGAAGCTTACAAATATTACCCTGCAGGATCTGAACAACTGTGAGCTAATTGTCTCCGAAGAGAGCTGTATCTACCGCAGCCTGTTTGAGAATCTGCTCCGTGAGCACGGAATCGTGTTCCGGATCGGTTTTGAGCTGTCCAACCTGGAAGCCATCAAACGCTGTGTGCGGAACGGTCTGGGTATTGCTCTTCTGCCAAGAATTGTGGCTGAGGAAGAGATTGAACGCGGGAATCTGGCCGAGCTGCCTTTTACCCATCCGGAGATTCATTTTGATCTGCAGCTGCTCATTCATCCGAAGAAGTGGAAGTCACTGCCGCTGCAATCCCTGATTCAGATGCTGCAGGCGGATGCTGAGGCGAAGTCAGTGGCGCTTTAA